The Methanolacinia petrolearia DSM 11571 genome has a segment encoding these proteins:
- a CDS encoding transposase produces MGKGYDSESIHKQIREEIKSYSIIPVRDRMRKQIKGKYRRELNRDFDKTLYNKRNPVETVFSVLKRKLGEAFKARKYWFQVKEVKIKLIVYNIQLAVNTIFISILKISTRPKSEWLFITWLSKKEIGFLQSQLFFFSNYFMF; encoded by the coding sequence ATGGGCAAAGGATATGATTCTGAGAGTATTCATAAACAGATTCGAGAAGAAATCAAATCGTATTCTATAATCCCTGTCAGGGACAGAATGAGAAAACAGATTAAAGGAAAATATAGACGAGAATTAAATAGAGATTTTGATAAAACTCTTTATAATAAAAGAAATCCGGTTGAAACAGTATTCTCTGTCCTGAAAAGAAAATTGGGTGAAGCGTTTAAAGCAAGGAAATACTGGTTTCAGGTTAAAGAGGTTAAGATCAAACTGATAGTCTATAATATTCAGCTGGCTGTGAATACAATTTTTATATCCATATTGAAGATTTCTACAAGGCCAAAATCAGAATGGCTTTTCATAACATGGCTCTCTAAAAAAGAGATAGGTTTTCTACAGAGCCAATTATTCTTTTTTTCCAATTATTTTATGTTCTAA
- a CDS encoding glycosyltransferase family 4 protein, whose amino-acid sequence MKIAIVVMRYGEEIVGGAEYHARMIAEHLNNYCQVNVLTTCAKSYHTWANEYDNENEEVIKNIRILRFKNSKTRKVNNVLAIEEKIFGNLAHTKKDELDWINENGPNCPELIKYIEDHYDDYKAFIFFTFRYYTSYYGINAAKGKAYLVPEAENDPALNLSTTQEIFQNVNGILYNVPEERKLILNRVPFSEKEKKWDIIGCGISTSLPKQDQVLKIQQLNNYILYLGRIEGSKGCYQMFDYYLKLVEEDPSVPELVLAGSTSIPVPKHEKINFIGFIEESYKGSLLTNANFLIMPSPYESLSLVTLESLAYGVPVLVNGDCDVLKGHCLRSNAGLWYQNYDEFKECISFLINNKNITSGMGELGKRYINKNYSWDSVEKKYLDIFDN is encoded by the coding sequence ATGAAAATAGCTATTGTGGTTATGAGATACGGAGAAGAAATTGTTGGAGGTGCAGAGTATCATGCAAGGATGATTGCTGAACATCTAAATAATTATTGTCAGGTAAATGTTCTTACAACATGTGCTAAAAGTTATCATACTTGGGCAAATGAATATGATAATGAAAACGAAGAAGTGATAAAAAACATAAGAATTTTAAGGTTTAAAAATTCAAAAACACGCAAAGTAAACAATGTCTTAGCCATAGAAGAAAAAATTTTTGGAAACTTAGCTCATACAAAAAAAGATGAACTTGATTGGATAAATGAAAATGGTCCAAATTGTCCTGAATTGATAAAATATATAGAAGATCATTATGATGATTATAAAGCTTTTATTTTTTTTACATTTCGATATTATACAAGCTATTATGGAATTAATGCTGCAAAGGGTAAAGCATATCTTGTACCTGAAGCGGAAAATGATCCTGCACTAAATTTATCTACAACACAGGAAATATTTCAAAATGTTAATGGCATCTTGTATAATGTCCCTGAAGAGCGGAAATTAATTTTAAATCGTGTCCCGTTTAGTGAAAAAGAAAAGAAGTGGGATATTATTGGATGTGGCATTTCTACGTCTTTGCCAAAGCAGGATCAGGTTTTAAAAATTCAACAATTGAATAATTACATTCTCTATTTAGGGCGAATAGAAGGATCTAAAGGTTGTTATCAGATGTTTGATTATTATCTCAAATTAGTTGAAGAAGATCCTTCTGTTCCTGAATTGGTTTTAGCAGGGAGTACTTCGATTCCTGTTCCAAAACATGAAAAAATCAATTTTATTGGATTTATAGAAGAATCGTATAAAGGCTCGCTATTAACGAATGCAAATTTTTTAATCATGCCATCACCATATGAAAGTTTATCTTTGGTTACTCTGGAGTCACTGGCATATGGTGTTCCGGTATTAGTAAATGGTGATTGTGATGTCTTAAAAGGGCATTGTCTTAGGAGTAATGCAGGATTATGGTACCAGAACTATGATGAATTTAAAGAATGTATTTCTTTTTTGATAAATAATAAAAACATTACTTCAGGTATGGGTGAATTAGGAAAACGCTATATAAACAAAAATTATTCTTGGGATTCTGTAGAGAAAAAATATTTAGATATTTTTGATAATTGA
- a CDS encoding glycosyltransferase family 4 protein, which translates to MKIAIVAPSPVPFTMGGAENLVLGMQNAINDITSNQCELIKVPILENNFWDLIRSYSNFYNLDLSHFDMVISTKYPSWMVQHHNHVLYMIHTLRGLYDSYHFCNLPEKTPSYLCVGLVKRILDIIYKNDLSSESINAIFENLKLLKETKTEYNSETFSFPGPFIREIIQYFDRFALSGQRIQRYYTMSDTVRRRKDYFPINSEVKIVYPPSKISDFASEGYDYIFTASRLDGPKRLDLIIKAMEYVPHNIKLKIAGTGPEEKQLKKVAQKDGRIEFVGYVNENELISLYSHSLAVLFTPYDEDYGLITLEAMMSKKPVITTFDSGGPTELVQDGKNGFITNPTPQSIAEKINYYIEYPENARIMGNAGYSAVQNISWLNFIKLLLKEEENVLQEKRKVLVLSTYSCYPPRGGGQQRLYNIYSRLAKKYDVTICSIIESNKTFQTLSLDNGLKQICIPQSIEHAQCQWTEEKKLKRNLYDCCMIDFVEKSPQYTTEVRKMMNVSDIIIFSHPYLFPLAKYIGDHSKVIYEAHNVEFLLKSDYVNNKNWDNKLFSNEKECCDFSGLIFTTSAEDKKILLDIYNIASQKIVISPNGVNIQQIQYISSDEKIMQKRQCNLENIDTLLFVGSWHPPNLEALKFIIKNLLPKLDNTKLLLVGSIKDYYLSEFGKFPDTVLPFGVVDELEKYEIYKLADIAINPMFSGSGTNLKMLDYFSAGIPVVTTETGARGLLVENEMETIICAPDNMVQSIKRLIGDKQLQNKIRKNARALAESTYSWDVIVDNFENHLEEDLMQ; encoded by the coding sequence ATGAAAATCGCGATTGTTGCTCCAAGCCCTGTTCCTTTTACTATGGGAGGAGCGGAAAATCTTGTTCTTGGAATGCAAAATGCAATTAATGATATCACTTCAAATCAATGCGAACTAATAAAAGTGCCTATTCTTGAAAACAATTTTTGGGATCTTATTAGATCTTATTCCAATTTCTATAATCTTGATCTCTCGCACTTTGATATGGTTATTTCTACTAAATATCCATCTTGGATGGTTCAGCACCACAATCATGTATTATATATGATTCACACATTAAGAGGTCTTTATGATTCATATCATTTCTGTAATCTTCCTGAAAAAACGCCTTCCTATCTTTGTGTTGGATTAGTAAAAAGAATACTGGACATCATTTATAAAAATGACTTATCGTCAGAATCGATAAATGCGATTTTTGAAAATCTTAAGTTATTAAAAGAAACTAAAACTGAATATAATTCGGAGACATTCAGTTTTCCAGGACCATTTATAAGAGAAATAATTCAGTACTTTGACAGATTTGCATTATCTGGTCAGAGAATTCAACGATATTATACTATGTCGGATACTGTACGTCGGCGTAAAGATTATTTCCCTATTAATTCAGAAGTCAAAATTGTATATCCGCCATCGAAAATAAGTGATTTCGCTAGTGAGGGATATGATTATATTTTCACAGCAAGTCGTTTAGATGGACCAAAACGCCTTGATCTTATTATTAAAGCTATGGAATATGTTCCTCATAATATAAAGTTGAAGATCGCCGGAACCGGACCTGAGGAAAAGCAACTGAAGAAAGTAGCACAAAAAGATGGCAGAATCGAGTTTGTCGGCTATGTAAATGAAAATGAACTTATTAGCCTATATTCTCATTCATTGGCAGTTTTATTTACTCCATATGATGAGGACTATGGATTGATAACACTTGAGGCAATGATGAGTAAAAAACCTGTTATTACTACTTTTGATAGTGGTGGTCCCACAGAACTAGTACAAGATGGGAAAAATGGATTTATTACTAATCCAACTCCTCAAAGTATTGCTGAAAAAATAAATTATTATATAGAATATCCTGAAAATGCAAGAATTATGGGAAATGCGGGTTATTCAGCTGTACAAAATATAAGTTGGCTCAATTTTATCAAATTACTTTTAAAGGAAGAAGAAAATGTATTGCAGGAAAAAAGAAAGGTCCTTGTATTGTCTACATATTCATGTTATCCTCCTCGTGGAGGAGGCCAACAAAGATTATATAACATCTATTCACGACTGGCGAAAAAATATGATGTCACAATTTGTTCAATCATTGAATCTAACAAAACATTTCAAACTTTATCTTTGGATAATGGATTAAAACAAATCTGTATCCCTCAAAGTATAGAACATGCACAGTGTCAATGGACTGAAGAAAAAAAACTGAAGAGAAATCTCTATGACTGCTGTATGATTGATTTCGTTGAAAAAAGCCCACAATACACTACTGAAGTAAGAAAAATGATGAATGTTTCAGATATAATCATTTTTTCGCATCCCTATTTATTTCCTCTTGCAAAATACATTGGGGATCATTCAAAAGTTATTTATGAGGCTCATAATGTTGAATTTCTTTTAAAAAGTGATTATGTAAATAATAAAAACTGGGATAATAAATTATTTTCAAATGAAAAAGAATGCTGTGATTTTTCAGGTTTGATATTTACTACATCTGCTGAAGATAAAAAAATTCTGTTGGATATTTATAATATCGCTTCGCAAAAAATTGTAATTTCTCCAAATGGTGTGAATATTCAACAGATCCAGTATATATCATCTGATGAAAAAATAATGCAAAAGAGGCAATGTAACCTTGAAAATATAGATACGCTCTTATTTGTTGGAAGCTGGCATCCTCCAAATCTTGAAGCTCTAAAATTTATTATTAAAAATTTGCTTCCCAAACTTGATAATACAAAATTGTTGCTGGTTGGAAGTATCAAGGATTATTATCTTTCTGAATTTGGTAAATTTCCTGATACAGTACTTCCTTTTGGTGTTGTGGATGAACTTGAAAAATATGAAATTTACAAGCTTGCTGATATTGCAATAAATCCAATGTTTTCAGGTTCAGGTACCAACTTGAAAATGTTAGATTATTTTAGTGCAGGAATTCCTGTCGTAACAACAGAAACAGGTGCAAGAGGATTGTTGGTTGAAAATGAAATGGAGACAATAATCTGTGCACCAGATAATATGGTTCAATCGATTAAAAGGCTAATTGGAGATAAACAACTACAGAACAAAATCAGGAAAAATGCAAGAGCATTAGCAGAGTCTACATATTCTTGGGATGTAATTGTTGATAATTTTGAAAATCATCTTGAAGAGGATTTGATGCAATGA
- a CDS encoding methyltransferase domain-containing protein, whose protein sequence is MKYQYQLKTDCLDFEDGVEVLKKKFTNPVVVGNINNLDPDCVNWIINTLVSRGISVKRIRVDRKGYLKYIIKAEYKTKYPEYYINNFFEKTFEHYLCYHFLDLKQNEKFIDIASEHSPVVDIFSNLTGCIGYSQDIMYNPGIHDNKIGSNASEIPVPDEFFNGAIATCSIEHFENDSDILFMREMERLLIKGGKIIIAPLYIYSKSSCQTDPRYSIPGSVSFDNEAIIYCAKDWGNRHGRFYSPESLIRRLIKPNTKLEFVVYIIENLEEIDKSLYCKFILVGTHI, encoded by the coding sequence ATGAAATATCAATATCAGTTAAAGACAGATTGTCTAGATTTTGAAGATGGTGTTGAAGTTTTAAAGAAAAAATTTACAAATCCTGTTGTTGTAGGGAATATTAATAATCTCGATCCTGACTGTGTTAATTGGATTATCAATACTCTTGTTTCGAGGGGTATTTCAGTTAAGCGAATCAGAGTGGATAGAAAAGGGTATCTAAAATATATAATAAAAGCCGAATATAAAACTAAATATCCTGAATATTATATTAATAATTTTTTTGAGAAAACATTCGAGCATTACCTCTGTTATCATTTTTTGGATCTAAAACAAAATGAAAAGTTTATAGATATTGCAAGTGAGCATTCGCCAGTTGTAGATATTTTTAGTAACCTGACGGGGTGTATTGGATATTCACAAGATATCATGTATAATCCGGGGATTCATGATAATAAAATTGGTAGCAATGCATCAGAAATACCAGTTCCTGATGAATTTTTCAATGGTGCAATTGCAACATGTAGCATTGAGCATTTTGAAAATGACTCTGATATTCTTTTTATGAGAGAAATGGAGCGTTTATTGATTAAAGGAGGTAAAATCATCATAGCTCCTTTATATATCTATTCTAAAAGTAGCTGTCAGACTGATCCAAGATATTCAATTCCAGGAAGTGTCTCTTTTGATAATGAGGCAATTATATACTGTGCAAAAGACTGGGGTAACAGACATGGAAGGTTTTATTCACCAGAATCACTTATAAGAAGGCTTATAAAACCTAATACGAAACTGGAATTTGTAGTATATATTATCGAAAATCTTGAAGAAATTGACAAATCTCTATATTGTAAATTCATATTAGTAGGAACACATATATGA
- a CDS encoding methyltransferase domain-containing protein: protein MSSNFIFKLPSEPFGIDDSERCIEIPWAISCYSGEERVLDVGYANAEDRYLEQLLSLNIKELHGIDIIEKNIGGIIPHKSDIRNTNFPDEFFDLIYCISAIEHIGRDNSIYDRYFCEDSNDGDIEALSEIYRITKNGGRIVLTVPFGKYHNYGWFIHYDEKRWNKLIKSVNCNTIKEDFYKYDNGWHSCDEHELKEILYKDNNAPAAAGLVCILLEKGTNSNIKMQSKESSKNVERTDMNTIEIKNEEINVEEIMAKIRENIRRRKEAEVSPKDDLSDLSVEINNVQDSLQYLKNNADIGNNSYFISSHRPFAGKFLVKSRSLINGEVRRYMDPVIWKQTEFNNELVKVLSSAGTRIDHICEYLEDIEHINDICERLVNTNNSIGAINERLKTSETAYYDVNTRILKFESENSELRSSILKLESEKIDISGLVKEEVTKQVNEILSSLDSEIKNREWLINLLEKRNAGCSNLESVTSRAYFEVPDLNYFIFEEKFRGSRKEIKERQNIYIEYFEGCRNVLDIGCGRGEFLELMRENGIGAWGVDFDKTMVEFCQSKGLNVLFDDAISYLEKLDDSTLDGVFISQVVEHLEPVVLVRLLELCYKKLKLGYYIIAETVNPLSLTSLANFYIDLTHFKPVHPETMRFLYSTTGFRETEIKFFGLTPENEALKPLSDNDKQVLIKEDIETYNQNIRVLNSRIFGAMDYAVIGKK from the coding sequence ATGAGTTCTAATTTTATTTTTAAGTTACCTTCTGAACCCTTTGGAATAGATGATTCAGAAAGGTGCATAGAAATACCTTGGGCAATATCCTGTTACAGTGGAGAAGAAAGGGTTCTTGATGTAGGTTATGCTAATGCTGAAGACAGATATCTTGAACAATTATTGTCATTGAATATAAAGGAATTACATGGAATAGATATTATTGAAAAAAATATTGGAGGGATCATTCCTCATAAAAGTGACATCCGAAATACAAATTTTCCTGATGAATTTTTTGACTTGATATATTGTATTTCAGCAATTGAGCACATTGGCCGTGATAACTCAATTTATGATAGATATTTTTGTGAAGATAGCAATGATGGAGATATTGAAGCCTTAAGTGAAATATATAGAATAACAAAAAATGGGGGAAGAATTGTTTTAACTGTTCCTTTTGGGAAATATCATAATTATGGATGGTTCATTCATTATGATGAAAAAAGATGGAATAAATTAATTAAATCAGTAAATTGTAATACAATTAAAGAAGATTTTTATAAATATGATAATGGATGGCACTCCTGTGATGAACATGAATTAAAGGAGATACTGTATAAAGATAATAATGCTCCGGCAGCAGCAGGATTGGTATGTATACTGCTCGAAAAAGGAACCAATTCAAATATTAAAATGCAGAGTAAGGAATCTTCTAAAAATGTGGAGAGGACTGATATGAACACAATAGAAATAAAAAATGAAGAAATAAACGTCGAAGAAATAATGGCGAAAATCCGGGAAAATATTCGAAGAAGAAAGGAGGCAGAAGTCTCTCCCAAAGATGATTTGTCAGATCTATCTGTGGAAATAAATAATGTTCAGGATAGTCTGCAGTACTTAAAGAATAATGCTGACATTGGCAATAACAGCTATTTTATCAGTTCGCATCGCCCGTTTGCCGGAAAATTCCTCGTTAAAAGCCGGAGCCTTATTAACGGGGAAGTCCGGCGCTATATGGATCCTGTTATCTGGAAACAAACAGAATTCAACAATGAATTGGTAAAAGTTCTTTCCAGCGCCGGAACTCGTATAGATCATATTTGTGAATACCTTGAGGACATTGAACATATCAATGATATTTGTGAGCGTTTAGTAAATACAAATAATAGTATAGGTGCTATAAACGAACGTCTTAAAACTTCTGAAACAGCTTATTATGATGTCAATACTCGTATTCTAAAGTTTGAATCGGAGAATAGTGAGTTAAGATCTAGTATTTTAAAGTTGGAATCTGAAAAAATAGATATTTCAGGTTTAGTAAAAGAAGAGGTCACAAAACAGGTTAATGAAATCCTTTCATCCTTGGATTCTGAAATTAAAAACAGGGAATGGCTTATAAATCTTCTTGAAAAAAGGAATGCCGGGTGTTCAAATCTGGAATCTGTTACTTCTCGTGCTTATTTTGAGGTTCCTGATCTTAATTATTTTATTTTCGAAGAGAAATTCCGAGGTTCACGAAAGGAGATTAAAGAGCGACAGAATATATATATTGAATATTTTGAAGGTTGTAGAAATGTCTTGGATATCGGTTGCGGTCGCGGAGAATTTTTGGAACTGATGCGTGAGAATGGGATCGGAGCTTGGGGCGTAGATTTTGATAAAACGATGGTTGAATTTTGCCAATCAAAAGGATTAAACGTTCTTTTTGATGATGCTATATCATATCTTGAAAAACTTGATGATTCAACTCTTGACGGGGTTTTCATAAGCCAAGTTGTTGAACATCTGGAACCTGTTGTCCTTGTTCGCTTGCTCGAACTTTGCTATAAGAAGCTAAAATTGGGCTATTACATCATTGCAGAAACAGTAAACCCATTGTCGCTTACATCTCTTGCAAACTTCTATATTGACCTGACTCATTTTAAACCTGTTCACCCTGAAACCATGAGATTTTTATATTCAACAACTGGCTTTAGAGAAACTGAAATAAAGTTTTTTGGTTTGACTCCAGAAAATGAGGCATTGAAACCGTTATCAGATAATGATAAACAAGTACTTATTAAAGAGGATATTGAAACCTATAATCAAAATATTCGGGTCCTCAATAGTAGGATTTTTGGTGCAATGGATTATGCAGTTATTGGGAAGAAATAA